From the genome of Clostridium sp. BNL1100, one region includes:
- a CDS encoding MBL fold metallo-hydrolase, with the protein MPRRTYVTSMPDKTGAFLLASKIIAKYNGNIVRVSYNKAIDLHTLFIDVEADEEALSKIAEELGSIGYLNEKISETRIIVVNIKIPDISGGVLPILRILDRYGINISYINASTSDSEYQDFKMGLLIENPGIIKMLLDDISEMYQIEIIDYDDSEKKLDNTIFYIRLANEMKKLMHLSTKVTMEFISESNRILQMLQEKGESPDKVFDYIRRFAYFISRHRGSNFNADIERLKISDAVTLYNIQPPCGSNTYVMESEEELVLVDTGYTIYSDEMHGIFRKLFGDWEERVKRIYITHSDVDHCGLLSRLPNAGIYLNKKSAESLERQYKGISDYREKSSIGLGYSKLSRIISGYVPVDTERFEIMNTGTLEDHKDLLHIADFTVGDIDFKVFEGSGGHMYGEMVFVSDDRGVIFTGDILVNISGFSAERAEFNSLAPYLLRSVNIDSQKATEMRNQVIRMAEKISADIQKPCIVCGGHGPVSTIKNGRMVNSEAAETVTL; encoded by the coding sequence ATGCCAAGAAGAACCTATGTTACAAGTATGCCGGATAAGACAGGGGCATTTTTGCTTGCGTCTAAAATTATTGCCAAATATAACGGAAATATTGTCCGGGTAAGCTATAATAAGGCCATAGACCTTCATACCCTATTCATTGATGTTGAAGCAGACGAAGAAGCCCTGAGCAAAATCGCAGAGGAATTGGGAAGCATAGGCTATCTCAACGAGAAAATTTCCGAAACACGGATCATTGTTGTTAACATAAAAATTCCAGATATATCCGGAGGAGTCCTGCCTATACTGCGTATTCTGGACAGATACGGAATAAATATATCTTATATAAACGCAAGTACGAGTGATTCCGAGTACCAGGATTTTAAAATGGGTTTGCTCATAGAGAATCCCGGAATAATCAAGATGCTGCTGGATGACATCAGTGAGATGTATCAGATTGAGATTATAGATTATGATGACTCCGAAAAAAAACTGGATAATACCATCTTTTATATTCGCCTTGCCAATGAAATGAAGAAGCTTATGCATCTCAGCACTAAAGTGACCATGGAGTTTATTTCAGAATCTAACAGGATACTGCAGATGCTTCAGGAAAAAGGCGAAAGCCCTGACAAGGTTTTTGACTATATCAGAAGATTTGCATATTTTATAAGTCGGCACAGGGGGAGCAATTTCAATGCCGATATTGAAAGGCTGAAAATAAGTGATGCGGTTACCCTTTACAATATACAGCCCCCATGTGGCAGCAACACATATGTTATGGAGTCGGAAGAGGAGCTTGTTCTGGTTGATACCGGATATACCATTTATTCAGACGAAATGCATGGTATTTTCAGAAAGCTCTTTGGTGACTGGGAGGAAAGGGTAAAGAGGATATACATAACCCACTCGGATGTAGATCACTGCGGACTTTTGTCCAGGCTACCCAATGCCGGCATATACCTGAATAAAAAGAGTGCAGAGAGTCTGGAAAGACAGTACAAGGGGATTTCCGATTACAGGGAAAAAAGTAGTATAGGCTTGGGATACAGCAAGCTAAGCAGGATTATTTCAGGATATGTGCCGGTAGATACTGAACGGTTTGAGATTATGAACACCGGTACACTGGAAGATCACAAAGATCTTTTACATATTGCAGATTTTACCGTTGGCGACATTGATTTTAAGGTTTTTGAGGGTAGCGGAGGTCATATGTACGGTGAAATGGTTTTTGTATCAGATGACAGAGGTGTGATTTTTACGGGGGACATTTTAGTTAACATAAGTGGATTTTCCGCTGAACGTGCAGAATTTAACTCTCTTGCACCATATCTTTTAAGAAGTGTCAATATCGATTCCCAAAAGGCAACAGAAATGAGAAATCAGGTGATCCGAATGGCGGAAAAGATTTCGGCCGATATTCAAAAGCCGTGCATAGTTTGCGGAGGACATGGCCCGGTTTCTACTATAAAGAACGGCAGGATGGTAAACAGCGAAGCGGCAGAGACTGTAACGTTGTAA
- a CDS encoding flavodoxin domain-containing protein: MKAVVVYKSKSGFAKKYAQWIAEELQADIYEASKIDVKMLMLYDTIIYGGGLYAIGINGLKTITKNFDKLKDKKLVVFATGATPPRNEDIEKVRNSNFTEEQQQRIRFFYLRGGFDYTRLKLIDKVLMNLLKLKIKSKSKNKLIPDEKGMLAAYDKPIDFTRKKNIEDLILYVKAK; this comes from the coding sequence GTGAAAGCAGTGGTAGTTTATAAATCCAAATCGGGTTTTGCAAAAAAATATGCACAATGGATTGCAGAGGAGCTTCAGGCGGATATTTACGAAGCCTCAAAAATAGATGTTAAAATGTTAATGCTCTACGACACAATTATATATGGTGGCGGACTTTATGCAATTGGTATAAATGGACTTAAAACTATAACAAAGAACTTTGACAAGCTCAAAGATAAAAAACTTGTGGTTTTTGCTACAGGAGCTACGCCACCAAGAAATGAGGATATTGAAAAGGTTAGAAATTCCAATTTTACAGAGGAACAGCAACAACGGATACGTTTCTTTTACTTGAGAGGCGGTTTTGATTATACCCGGCTTAAACTTATTGATAAAGTGCTGATGAATTTGTTGAAGCTGAAAATCAAATCCAAGAGTAAAAACAAATTGATCCCTGATGAAAAAGGAATGCTTGCAGCCTACGACAAACCAATTGATTTTACAAGAAAAAAGAATATAGAAGACTTGATATTGTATGTGAAAGCAAAATGA
- a CDS encoding low specificity L-threonine aldolase, translating to MIRFNCDYSEGAHPKVLEKLLQTNMEQTVGYGMDPYCKKAAGIIQDKIQRQDAEVHFLVGGTQTNLTVISAALRTHQGVIAAFSGHISTHETGAIEATGHKVIELPSSDGKLTAQQVEETVKAHYSDESPEHTVQPKMVYISNPTEIGTIYSKKELVELSRVCKENGLILYLDGARLGYGLCAEDNDLDLPTIAQFCDAFYIGGTKVGALFGEALVVCNNKLKRDLRYIIKQKGGMLAKGRLLGLQFISLMENDLYFEMAIHANKMAKLIKEALLKKRYSFLISSTTNQQFPILPNDVLKRLKESFEYSFWQKIDENTSAVRFCTSWATSPEDVQKLIEEIEKG from the coding sequence ATGATACGTTTTAATTGTGATTACAGCGAGGGCGCACACCCTAAAGTATTGGAGAAACTTTTACAGACAAATATGGAGCAGACAGTAGGGTATGGAATGGACCCTTATTGCAAAAAGGCAGCTGGAATTATCCAAGATAAAATTCAGCGTCAGGATGCTGAAGTACATTTTCTGGTTGGCGGAACCCAGACAAACCTGACAGTTATTTCAGCAGCACTAAGGACCCATCAGGGAGTAATTGCTGCTTTTAGCGGACATATAAGTACACATGAAACAGGTGCAATTGAAGCTACGGGACATAAAGTTATTGAACTGCCAAGCAGTGATGGTAAGCTGACCGCACAACAGGTTGAAGAAACCGTGAAGGCACATTACTCTGATGAGAGTCCTGAACATACGGTTCAGCCGAAGATGGTGTATATTTCAAACCCTACGGAAATCGGAACAATATACAGCAAGAAAGAGCTTGTTGAATTAAGCAGGGTATGCAAGGAAAACGGTCTTATTCTATACTTGGACGGTGCAAGACTTGGATATGGGTTATGTGCAGAGGACAATGACCTTGATTTGCCGACTATAGCGCAGTTTTGTGATGCTTTCTATATTGGAGGTACCAAGGTAGGTGCACTTTTCGGCGAAGCATTGGTTGTTTGTAATAATAAGCTAAAAAGGGATTTGAGATACATTATAAAACAAAAGGGCGGAATGCTTGCAAAAGGCAGACTACTTGGATTACAATTTATTTCACTTATGGAAAACGATTTGTATTTTGAGATGGCTATCCATGCAAACAAAATGGCGAAGCTAATAAAAGAGGCTCTTTTAAAAAAAAGATACAGTTTTTTAATATCGTCAACTACAAATCAACAGTTTCCAATATTGCCAAATGATGTTTTAAAAAGACTTAAGGAGAGCTTTGAGTACTCTTTCTGGCAGAAAATAGATGAAAATACCAGTGCCGTAAGGTTCTGTACAAGCTGGGCTACTAGTCCCGAGGATGTACAGAAATTGATTGAAGAAATAGAAAAAGGTTAA
- the dmpI gene encoding 4-oxalocrotonate tautomerase DmpI, with product MPVITIEAGKMSKEQKATLVKELVSKASETLNIPEQAFVTLIRENEFDNIGNGTKLLSDLHK from the coding sequence ATGCCGGTAATTACTATAGAAGCAGGTAAAATGTCAAAGGAGCAAAAAGCTACCCTTGTTAAGGAATTGGTTTCAAAGGCAAGCGAAACATTGAACATACCTGAGCAGGCATTTGTTACATTAATCCGTGAAAATGAATTTGATAATATCGGAAACGGTACAAAGCTTTTGTCAGATTTGCACAAGTAA
- a CDS encoding carboxypeptidase-like regulatory domain-containing protein, translated as MEFKDQTLQEEEGKVKKKNKISLEKDSIQYNAQDLDQEQKMDVNPTQLNSQNIRLYLSRGENNNSGKITGTAYIKESKEVVKNAGINLFLGHDRRYPVYKTNSDENGNFIIDDIPPGFYTIVAKYDSNLKYESHYIKIFGGQVVHQSILLE; from the coding sequence ATGGAATTTAAGGATCAAACGCTTCAGGAAGAAGAAGGAAAAGTAAAGAAGAAAAATAAGATATCCCTTGAAAAAGACAGTATTCAGTATAACGCTCAAGACCTTGATCAGGAACAGAAAATGGATGTAAACCCCACACAACTGAATTCACAAAATATTCGTCTTTACCTTAGTAGAGGGGAAAACAATAACTCAGGAAAAATAACCGGTACTGCCTATATAAAAGAGAGTAAGGAGGTTGTGAAAAATGCAGGAATAAACCTGTTCCTGGGCCATGATAGGAGATATCCCGTATACAAAACAAATTCTGACGAAAATGGAAATTTTATAATAGATGACATACCGCCAGGATTTTATACAATAGTTGCAAAATATGACAGCAATTTAAAATATGAATCACATTACATCAAAATTTTTGGCGGTCAGGTAGTACATCAGTCTATTTTGCTGGAGTAA
- a CDS encoding SDR family oxidoreductase, which produces MDLFDLTGKVAVVTGASSGLGVQFAKALARQGADLAIVARRLEKLNDVSEEIKKMGRKCLAFKCDVSNEQEVKETVAAIIEKMGRIDILVNNAGVAEVVPAENHTTEQWNRVLNTNLTGVFMFAREAGKNMIENKYGRVINITSMFGHIANTATQNSSYHASKGAVINLTRALAAEWAKYGITVNAIGPGFFESEMTGDILSNQEFNNFVSFRCPMGRVGNMGELDSALIFLAANSSSYVTGQTVFVDGGWTAV; this is translated from the coding sequence ATGGATTTATTTGATTTAACCGGAAAAGTTGCAGTAGTTACAGGAGCGTCATCAGGTTTGGGTGTACAATTTGCAAAGGCTCTGGCAAGACAAGGGGCTGATTTAGCAATAGTTGCAAGAAGGCTTGAAAAGCTTAATGATGTGTCTGAAGAAATAAAGAAAATGGGAAGAAAATGTTTGGCCTTCAAGTGTGATGTTTCAAATGAACAGGAAGTTAAAGAAACAGTTGCTGCTATAATTGAAAAGATGGGTAGAATCGATATCCTGGTTAACAATGCAGGTGTAGCGGAAGTTGTTCCTGCTGAAAATCACACGACTGAACAATGGAACCGGGTACTTAACACTAATTTGACAGGAGTATTCATGTTTGCCAGAGAAGCAGGAAAAAACATGATAGAAAACAAGTACGGCAGAGTAATTAATATAACCTCTATGTTTGGACATATAGCCAACACCGCAACTCAAAATTCAAGTTACCATGCATCAAAGGGCGCAGTTATAAACCTTACCCGTGCTTTGGCTGCTGAATGGGCAAAATATGGTATTACAGTAAATGCTATTGGACCGGGATTTTTTGAATCTGAAATGACTGGAGATATTTTAAGCAATCAAGAGTTTAATAATTTTGTCAGTTTCAGATGTCCTATGGGAAGAGTCGGTAACATGGGCGAGCTTGACAGTGCATTAATATTCCTTGCAGCCAATTCCTCCAGCTATGTTACAGGACAAACTGTTTTTGTAGATGGAGGCTGGACAGCGGTATAA
- a CDS encoding SDR family NAD(P)-dependent oxidoreductase, whose protein sequence is MKTAILTGASKGIGLAIVKRLISMDYKVYGVARSFQNTEYSHENFIRFNCDVLDTNELQRIIKQIESEETEINLLVNNAGVGFFAPHEQLKINDIQTMIRTNLEAPLILCKLLLRALKKSKGTIISISSVTAKKISTHGCAYASSKAGLSHFSSSLFEEVRKYGVKVAVVHPDITSSNFYDNLDFTYDSNADAVLLEEQTADAVEYILGCSENMVVNDITIRPQKNRIKRKPPASE, encoded by the coding sequence ATGAAAACAGCAATATTAACCGGAGCTTCAAAAGGAATCGGCTTGGCTATCGTAAAGAGACTCATTTCAATGGATTATAAAGTATACGGAGTAGCCCGTTCCTTTCAGAATACAGAATACTCTCATGAAAATTTTATCCGATTTAATTGTGATGTTCTGGACACCAATGAACTTCAAAGGATAATTAAACAAATCGAATCTGAGGAAACTGAAATTAACCTGTTAGTCAACAATGCAGGAGTAGGCTTTTTCGCTCCTCATGAGCAGCTGAAAATTAACGATATTCAAACCATGATACGTACAAACCTTGAAGCTCCCCTTATTTTATGCAAACTACTTTTAAGAGCTTTAAAAAAGAGCAAGGGAACTATAATTTCCATTTCATCGGTAACCGCTAAGAAAATAAGTACTCATGGCTGTGCCTATGCTTCTTCCAAAGCAGGACTTTCACACTTTTCATCAAGCCTTTTTGAGGAAGTACGAAAATATGGTGTAAAAGTAGCTGTCGTCCACCCTGACATTACCAGCAGCAATTTTTATGATAATCTTGATTTTACCTATGACAGTAATGCCGACGCTGTTTTGCTTGAGGAGCAAACCGCAGACGCAGTGGAATACATTTTGGGTTGTTCTGAAAACATGGTTGTAAACGATATAACCATTCGCCCCCAAAAAAACCGTATAAAAAGAAAACCACCTGCCAGTGAATAA
- a CDS encoding radical SAM protein, with product MSTLLQKLSKNLFNSIYVEEQAYNYPVVRMVLEKYTDIPVITIRNYKDVFNRGNQCFQLQKHRQSLILAVKSSPFLYKGPEVCQDFGYSDFYYASFLLNCIFDCDYCYLQGMYPSANIVAFVNIDEFKKEIENTLGGKKAYLAVSYDTDLIGFHNVISYWDFLQDFFTQYPDINVEIRTKSANTVFYNEFSPAENIVIAFSLAPQEIIQKFERLTPSLAARIKAVKAAVSRGFKVRLCFDPVIINSGSEKLYEPFFRNLFTEINPDKLKDVGYGFFRMSKDFFKRIEKQKNNSQLYADEYSIKDDIVSYPPELMEMVTASHLKVLEEYLSKEKIFTL from the coding sequence TTGAGTACATTATTGCAAAAATTAAGCAAAAATCTGTTTAATTCAATATATGTAGAAGAACAAGCATATAATTATCCTGTTGTACGTATGGTTCTGGAGAAATACACAGATATACCCGTAATTACTATACGTAATTACAAGGACGTATTCAACCGAGGAAATCAGTGTTTCCAGCTTCAGAAACACCGCCAGTCCCTTATATTGGCAGTAAAAAGCAGTCCGTTTCTGTATAAGGGCCCTGAAGTGTGTCAGGATTTCGGATATTCGGACTTTTATTATGCTTCTTTTCTTCTTAATTGTATTTTTGACTGTGATTATTGTTATCTGCAAGGAATGTATCCCTCTGCAAATATAGTTGCCTTTGTTAACATAGATGAATTCAAAAAGGAAATAGAAAACACTTTAGGTGGGAAAAAAGCTTATCTGGCCGTTTCCTACGATACTGACCTTATTGGTTTTCATAATGTAATTTCGTACTGGGATTTCTTGCAGGACTTTTTTACTCAATATCCTGACATTAACGTTGAAATCCGTACCAAGAGCGCCAATACAGTGTTTTACAATGAGTTTTCACCTGCTGAAAATATTGTGATTGCTTTTAGTTTGGCCCCTCAAGAAATTATACAAAAATTTGAAAGGCTTACGCCTTCTCTGGCAGCCCGTATAAAAGCTGTGAAAGCCGCTGTTTCTAGAGGCTTCAAAGTACGATTGTGTTTTGATCCGGTTATAATAAATTCCGGGAGCGAGAAACTATATGAACCATTTTTCAGAAATCTCTTCACGGAAATCAACCCGGATAAATTAAAAGACGTAGGTTACGGTTTTTTCAGAATGTCAAAGGATTTTTTCAAAAGAATAGAAAAGCAAAAAAATAATTCACAGCTTTATGCAGATGAGTACAGTATAAAAGATGACATAGTGTCATATCCCCCTGAACTTATGGAAATGGTAACGGCTAGTCATCTGAAAGTTTTAGAAGAATATTTGTCAAAGGAGAAGATATTTACATTATGA
- a CDS encoding nucleoside phosphorylase translates to MIFIVTALMLEAAPIIDYFKLKKDMTIHPYSVYKGSDITFIVSGVGKLKSAMASVYLYTKYGSGENNVLINIGFCGTNSKSFDTGSLLVVNKVTDMDTGKDYYPDVFFGDGIPQIPVECYPKVVKAVNLTEKKELFCDMESAGIMEASKKFFFAHNVLILKIISDYLEPDKLDKAKLKGYIEMNMPILESIIKEMRHLNEGFGELPPEEEKDSIEALCLSLRFTQAMKLILTKEVKRARINGLEPLSSLKQFNEIKANSKEEGKKYFEYIIAKIKQKSV, encoded by the coding sequence ATGATATTTATTGTGACGGCACTAATGCTGGAAGCTGCCCCTATTATTGATTATTTCAAACTAAAAAAAGATATGACAATACATCCCTACTCTGTCTATAAAGGTTCGGATATTACTTTTATTGTAAGTGGTGTCGGCAAGCTGAAAAGTGCCATGGCCTCAGTTTATTTATATACTAAATACGGTTCGGGGGAAAACAATGTATTAATAAATATCGGCTTTTGCGGTACAAACAGCAAAAGCTTTGATACAGGAAGTTTACTGGTTGTAAACAAGGTTACCGACATGGATACGGGAAAGGACTATTATCCTGACGTATTTTTCGGTGACGGAATTCCCCAGATACCTGTTGAATGCTATCCAAAGGTTGTAAAAGCAGTAAATTTAACTGAGAAAAAGGAATTATTCTGCGACATGGAATCCGCCGGTATCATGGAAGCTTCCAAAAAGTTTTTCTTTGCCCATAACGTACTCATACTTAAAATAATATCAGATTACCTCGAACCTGATAAACTGGACAAGGCAAAGCTTAAAGGCTATATTGAAATGAACATGCCTATTCTCGAAAGTATAATAAAAGAAATGAGACATTTGAATGAAGGTTTTGGTGAATTGCCTCCTGAAGAAGAAAAGGATTCAATAGAAGCACTGTGCTTAAGCTTGCGATTTACACAGGCAATGAAGCTGATTCTGACCAAAGAAGTTAAAAGAGCCAGAATAAACGGTTTGGAGCCTTTATCCTCATTAAAGCAATTTAACGAAATTAAGGCCAACTCTAAAGAGGAAGGAAAGAAATATTTTGAGTACATTATTGCAAAAATTAAGCAAAAATCTGTTTAA
- a CDS encoding stalk domain-containing protein, which translates to MYKKIFSCFLLFFLFFGMLAPGAAMAADTTELPTGSIALYIGSNKAYVNNTEKLIDPMNGSVVPIIQNSRTMLPVKFISENYGCTVQWDGANRKITVKSGENTVVLQIGNKTVYKNGIGFLSDVAPFIKDNRTYIPVKALSESIGKNVFYYSKLILISEPETTFNSAIDQTLIGEMLSKYTEQKLTIEQIAAFDKSTVMIYSLDSNKVPFSQGSGFYIGEGVIVTNYHVVKDARSIIIETENGSQYEIAGMVEWDQTLDLAMLKTKQKPDMITLKLGFNKTLVKGQQIVTISSPYGFKNTVSDGIISGFRKEGDVNLIQITAPITFGSSGSPLFNMYGQIIGINSSGMESGNLNFAISVNHLYNWYMSKVAGKTFYEISIKSA; encoded by the coding sequence ATGTATAAAAAGATATTTTCTTGCTTCCTTTTATTTTTTCTTTTCTTTGGGATGCTTGCTCCCGGAGCTGCCATGGCAGCTGATACTACGGAACTTCCGACAGGTTCGATTGCATTATATATCGGAAGCAACAAAGCTTATGTAAACAATACGGAGAAATTAATTGATCCTATGAACGGGTCTGTTGTACCAATTATTCAAAACAGCCGAACTATGTTGCCTGTTAAATTTATTTCTGAAAACTATGGTTGTACTGTTCAATGGGATGGGGCAAACAGAAAGATTACTGTAAAATCTGGTGAGAACACTGTGGTATTGCAGATAGGTAACAAAACAGTGTATAAAAACGGAATAGGGTTTTTAAGCGATGTTGCTCCTTTTATAAAGGATAACAGAACTTATATCCCGGTGAAAGCACTGTCGGAAAGTATCGGTAAAAATGTATTCTATTACAGTAAACTTATTCTAATAAGCGAGCCGGAAACAACCTTTAACAGTGCGATAGACCAAACCCTTATTGGTGAAATGCTAAGCAAATATACAGAACAAAAGCTGACTATAGAGCAAATAGCAGCCTTTGATAAAAGTACAGTAATGATATATAGCTTAGATAGTAACAAAGTACCTTTTTCTCAGGGAAGCGGATTTTATATAGGCGAGGGGGTTATAGTTACAAATTACCATGTAGTCAAGGATGCAAGGAGCATTATCATAGAAACTGAAAATGGAAGCCAGTATGAAATAGCGGGCATGGTGGAATGGGATCAGACACTGGATTTAGCTATGCTCAAGACAAAACAAAAGCCTGATATGATTACGTTAAAGCTGGGATTTAACAAGACTTTGGTAAAGGGTCAGCAGATAGTAACCATAAGCAGCCCTTATGGTTTTAAAAATACTGTTTCAGATGGAATCATTAGCGGATTCAGAAAAGAAGGGGATGTAAATCTCATTCAGATTACTGCCCCAATTACTTTCGGAAGTTCCGGAAGCCCTCTTTTTAACATGTATGGTCAGATAATTGGTATTAATTCATCGGGAATGGAATCAGGCAACCTGAATTTTGCAATATCCGTCAATCACCTGTATAACTGGTATATGTCAAAAGTTGCAGGAAAAACATTCTATGAGATTTCAATAAAAAGTGCCTGA
- a CDS encoding DUF6512 family protein — translation MKKQRFTHPEKWILIGIPFVFIVGSIFHFLYDWSGQKVLVGLISPVNESVWEHTKLLLVPTILWWLVYYIAKQKKYGIDANLWFTGLLVSIVSSILSMMFFYYFYTQAFGLQSLYVDIFIFFLASIIGQCLGLHFYRYSEGLGAGFSILLIALICVLFVYWTFQPPHLPLFFDKVDGKYGI, via the coding sequence ATGAAAAAACAAAGGTTTACTCATCCTGAAAAATGGATTTTAATTGGTATCCCGTTTGTATTCATAGTAGGTTCTATTTTTCACTTTTTATATGATTGGTCAGGTCAAAAAGTTTTAGTAGGATTGATTTCCCCGGTAAATGAAAGTGTGTGGGAACATACAAAGCTGCTACTGGTCCCCACTATACTATGGTGGTTAGTTTATTATATTGCAAAACAAAAGAAATACGGAATAGATGCCAACCTATGGTTTACAGGATTATTAGTATCCATTGTTTCTTCAATACTTTCAATGATGTTTTTTTACTACTTTTACACCCAGGCATTTGGATTACAATCACTTTATGTAGACATATTTATCTTTTTTCTGGCCAGCATTATCGGTCAGTGTCTGGGGCTTCATTTCTACAGATATTCAGAGGGTTTGGGTGCCGGGTTTTCAATTTTACTTATTGCTCTCATTTGTGTATTATTTGTTTACTGGACATTTCAACCTCCGCACCTTCCTCTTTTCTTTGACAAAGTTGATGGCAAATACGGAATATAA
- a CDS encoding ABC transporter ATP-binding protein, with amino-acid sequence MNIYRKYFKKYRFMFLTAVSCVLFEAVCDLLQPAIMSRIIDSGIKNSRVDSVLKLGLLMLIVTICGAGFAATRNILASKVSQRFGADLRYDVFSKIMKFSEESVDKIESGSLITRMTNDTNQIMQFVNGMMRIFFKAPLTCIGSIILAVILSPYMSIVLFCAIAIIAILIIISMKMSYSRFAKVQTAIDRLNTTVQEYLLGIRLVKAFGRFNDEEKKFDAVNTDLFQKSVSSQLVVSYFSPVMSLTISTGIALIIYLGSILFGKGYIEVGKIAAFINYMMQILTSLIMITNIFNTFIRTKASTERVVEILESEEDFSGLDTKAVFSEGSLEFKNVTFAYPGGSGLPALKNLSFRVDDGETLAVIGPTGSGKSTVAWLCLHFYDVLEGNIYINGKDIKELDTNYIRNIVALAPQKSILFTGTVFDNIAWGMQETNGEKVLNAAKQAQADEFIQKMSNGYDSLLGQNGVNLSGGQKQRLSIARALAKESPIMILDDCTSALDAVTEAKVRRALRSTEDKKTIIMITQRIGTAMTADKILVMDNGINAGFGSHKDLLNTCKTYREIYDSQIGGDL; translated from the coding sequence ATGAATATTTACCGGAAATACTTTAAAAAGTACAGGTTTATGTTTTTGACAGCTGTGAGCTGTGTTTTATTTGAAGCGGTTTGTGATTTACTTCAGCCGGCTATCATGTCTCGTATAATAGACAGCGGAATTAAAAACAGCAGGGTGGACTCAGTTTTGAAGCTGGGGCTACTAATGCTTATCGTAACAATTTGTGGTGCTGGATTTGCGGCTACCAGAAATATACTTGCCAGCAAGGTTTCCCAAAGATTTGGGGCTGATCTGCGTTACGATGTGTTTTCAAAAATAATGAAGTTTTCGGAAGAAAGTGTAGATAAAATAGAAAGCGGTTCCCTTATTACAAGAATGACAAATGATACAAATCAGATTATGCAGTTTGTGAACGGTATGATGAGAATTTTTTTCAAAGCACCTTTAACATGTATCGGCAGTATAATACTTGCTGTTATTCTCAGTCCGTATATGAGTATTGTTCTGTTTTGTGCTATAGCCATAATTGCAATTCTTATTATAATCAGTATGAAAATGAGTTATTCTCGTTTTGCAAAAGTCCAAACTGCGATAGACAGGTTAAATACCACAGTACAGGAATATCTCCTTGGAATTAGGCTGGTGAAGGCTTTTGGACGTTTTAACGATGAAGAAAAAAAGTTTGATGCAGTCAATACAGACTTATTTCAAAAGAGTGTTTCCTCTCAATTGGTAGTTTCATATTTTTCTCCCGTCATGTCACTAACAATAAGCACAGGTATTGCATTGATAATTTATCTGGGTAGCATTTTATTCGGTAAAGGATATATTGAGGTTGGTAAGATTGCAGCCTTTATAAACTATATGATGCAGATACTAACTTCATTGATTATGATAACAAATATTTTCAACACTTTTATAAGGACAAAGGCTTCAACTGAAAGGGTTGTAGAGATATTAGAAAGTGAAGAAGACTTTTCCGGTTTGGATACTAAGGCAGTTTTCAGTGAAGGCAGTTTGGAATTTAAAAACGTTACCTTTGCATATCCTGGCGGGAGCGGTCTTCCGGCTCTGAAAAACCTATCTTTTAGGGTGGATGACGGTGAGACCCTTGCGGTTATTGGCCCCACAGGCTCAGGAAAATCTACTGTTGCATGGCTATGCCTTCATTTTTATGATGTACTGGAAGGGAATATTTATATTAATGGCAAAGATATTAAAGAGCTGGATACAAATTATATAAGAAATATTGTTGCACTGGCACCTCAAAAAAGTATACTTTTCACAGGTACAGTTTTCGATAATATAGCCTGGGGGATGCAGGAAACAAATGGTGAGAAGGTGCTAAATGCTGCAAAACAAGCACAGGCAGACGAGTTTATACAAAAAATGTCCAACGGGTATGACAGTTTGCTTGGACAGAACGGAGTTAATCTCTCCGGAGGACAGAAGCAAAGACTCTCAATTGCAAGAGCACTTGCAAAGGAATCTCCAATAATGATACTAGACGATTGTACCAGTGCACTTGATGCTGTTACCGAGGCAAAGGTAAGGCGGGCTTTACGAAGCACTGAGGATAAGAAAACCATTATTATGATAACTCAAAGAATTGGTACTGCGATGACTGCCGACAAAATCCTTGTTATGGATAATGGGATAAATGCAGGTTTTGGAAGCCACAAGGATTTATTGAATACTTGCAAGACCTACAGGGAAATTTACGATTCCCAGATTGGAGGCGACTTATAA